From one Triticum aestivum cultivar Chinese Spring chromosome 4B, IWGSC CS RefSeq v2.1, whole genome shotgun sequence genomic stretch:
- the LOC123094531 gene encoding WAT1-related protein At4g01440-like yields the protein MGSGGLLLPTVVMLALNVLSAVMVALVKVAMAGGLDPLVLVTLQQLAAAIFLGPIAHWREGKSRPKMTLEIFAHLFISAALGAAMRQYTVFVGLRYTTATFVSAFSNIAPVLTFVLAVATRSESLHLRAATGAAKLAGTLVSLAGAMLLTFYRGVALTHANSAHQLHRPPSSPPSPATDSGRLWTLGTVAILGNCVCLACWYLLQGRIARKYPYVYSCNAFLSTFSFLQVAVVGLCVQRNLSAWIITDKLQIITVLYSGVVATGMSFVLLTWCIQKWGAVFVAAFIPVSQVIVCIMDFTVLHEPLYLGSVVGSVIVISGLYLLLWGKRQEALQQHPRVAKDDQEQQQQQQLQSQP from the exons ATGGGGAGCGGCGGGTTGTTGTTGCCGACCGTGGTGATGCTGGCGCTCAACGTGTTGTCGGCGGTGATGGTGGCGCTGGTCAAGGTGGCCATGGCCGGCGGCCTCGACCCGCTCGTGCTCGTCACGCTGCAGCAGCtcgccgccgccatcttcctcgGCCCCATCGCGCACTGGAGAGAGGG CAAGTCGAGGCCCAAGATGACGCTCGAGATCTTCGCCCACCTCTTCATCAGCGCCGCGCTCGG GGCGGCGATGAGACAGTACACGGTCTTCGTGGGGCTGCGCTACACCACGGCGACCTTCGTCAGCGCCTTCTCCAACATCGCGCCTGTGCTCACCTTCGTGCTTGCCGTCGCCACCCGCTCCGAGTCGCTCCACCTCAGGGCCGCCACCGGCGCCGCCAAGCTCGCCGGCACGCTCGTCTCGCTCGCCGGCGCCATGCTGCTCACCTTCTACAGAGGCGTGGCCCTCACCCACGCCAACAGCGCCCACCAGctccaccgccccccttcttcccCACCGTCCccggcaaccgactccggcaggctGTGGACGCTGGGAACGGTGGCGATCCTCGGCAACTGCGTCTGCCTCGCCTGCTGGTACCTGCTTCAGGGCAGGATCGCCAGGAAGTACCCCTACGTCTACTCCTGCAACGCCTTCCTGTCCACCTTCAGCTTCCTCCAGGTCGCCGTAGTTGGCCTCTGCGTGCAGCGCAACCTCTCCGCCTGGATCATCACCGACAAGCTCCAGATCATCACCGTCCTCTACTCC GGCGTGGTCGCGACCGGCATGTCCTTCGTGCTGCTGACGTGGTGCATCCAGAAGTGGGGGGCTGTGTTCGTGGCCGCCTTCATCCCGGTGTCTCAGGTCATCGTCTGCATCATGGACTTCACTGTCCTGCATGAACCGCTCTACCTTGGAAG TGTGGTGGGATCTGTGATTGTGATAAGTGGCCTGTATCTTCTGCTGTGGGGCAAGAGGCAGGAGGCCTTGCAACAGCATCCAAGAGTTGCTAAAGATGACCaagaacaacagcagcagcagcaattgCAGTCGCAGCCATGA